TTAGGACCGTCTGTCCCTTTGCCCTGACCAGCCCAGAATTGCATCCTTGGAGATGACTTCCAGTCTGAAGAGGATTCAAACCTTCTCTTCTCAACTCAGGagtcctccctcctctcccttcaCCATAAGATGCAGACTCAGCATGACCAGCAAACCCAGCTCTCTGCAGCACTCCACCTCTACTCCCACCACCCCATTTGTCTCCACCTTGGGTTGGGGTAGAGATGGGATTACAGAGACCAAAGTCCAGGATCCCCTTTCCTCAAAGGGTTGGAGCAGATGGGGAGGACTCATGAGGGTGAGTCCCCATGGGATCAGCGCTCTGCTGAACCAGTTGATTTAAGTCTCCTAGTGTGCACAAAATTAAGGAAATATGCACCCCACAGCAGCTCCTCCTTCTCCACCTCTGTGAAATGTCCATTTGGAGACTGCCAATGCCAAATGGAGGCTTGGGAGACTGTCTGTGTGTCCCTCTTTTGACTCCTTCCCTACCCAAGGCTATAGTTGAACTAGTAATGCAAAAGGAGTTAACAAACTGCCTGCTaccaaaaaaacttaaaatgctAAAGTGAGAATCATATCCAGCTTTATTGCAATATGGTCAACAAATTGTAACAGCAAATTCTTTGGGCTTCAAAGGAAAACCAAATCAAACTCATTCCCTACAGGAAGAACCACTCCCTCCCAGTCAGGGTGAAACTTGCCTTTGTGGGGGTATAAGTTCTCCTATCCCTCAAAAACCGGCTGCAAGAATgactacagatgtgagagcttgGGAGTGGTCCCCAAAcaagccctggaggaggggagagattAAGTACCCAGAAGCAGCAGAAGGCTCCCGCTAGTATTCTGAAAGTCAAGCCCCATGGCAGCTTGGGAGGCAGATGGGTGTGAAATGCCAAATGCAAAGAGAAGGGCCAGAAAGCGCCtagtgaatgaaagaaaaaggctGGAAAAGCCCCTAATTTGCCACCAGAtatggagggagggagatgagGTTCCCGCTCCCTAAGCTCTTCCCTGGGCGCCTTGTTAACATCTCAGCTCTGGGCTCCATGGCCAGCCAGCGGCATGGTAATTATTATCAtacattcaacattcaaaaaccctCCTCACACACATCACTTGCTAATCAGGGTGTGTGCTGGGCCCAGGGAGAAGAGGCTTGGGAGAAGTTGCCAGGGGACCCAAGGCTATCTGCAGCTTCCCTGCCCACAGTACACAAAAAGTGAGGGTGGAGATGAAGTTACAAGTGGAGAAGAAGCCAGGAGAGAGCAAAGAGATCAGGTGCTGGTAGATGGCAGAATCAGAAAATATCCTGTAACTGAGGCTCCAGGGGGGCCAGAGAGCCCCCTGCTTCTTTGGGAGGGTAGTAAatcatctctgtctctcccctagATGGCTGGTGCATCGTCATCCACAAGCCCCTTGCCATGCCTTGGAAAAGCTGGCAAAGATTAATCTCTACCTGCTCTGCATACACAGCATTTTGTTCAGAGAGACAGCAATTTCCCTTTCCATCGCATGGGCTTGGCCTTTGCGAGGGGGAGGGGTCCGGGTGAGAAaagggttgggggttgggggctgAGGGGCTTGATATTggttgctgttgctgctaagtttgTTAAGCTTTGGAGCCACGGcctcaagccctggtcagggcaGTGGGTCGGGTGAAGAATGGCAAAGAGGGGCCGACCCAGAGGAAGGTCTTTCAGGCTCGGCCTCCCCAACCCCACTCCTGCTCCCCAAACGCGCCAGCCAGGACCCCTTCCCAGGCATTTCGATGCTCGCTGCTCAAAACCAAGTCCCGCTGGTCCTCGGTGGCCCTCTTCTTTCCCCTCGGTGCCCCTGGGGCGGGGAGGGATGCTGTCTGAGTCCCCGAGGGGTCCCCACGGGCGTCCTGGAGCCGGCTGCCCGCGGGCGGCCCCTTATCTGGTGAGGGGCACCTCCTCCCTCTGGTCCAGCGCCACGGAGGAGGCCTTGCTGAGCACCGACGGCGCGAAGGTGAGGAAGGAGTCCGAGCGGGAGGTGGAGGCACAGGTGAAGtccgaggcggcggcggcggcggcgcgaggCGCCAGCCCGTTAGCCGGGCTGCCGTGGCAGGCGAGGCAGGAGCAGGGGCCGCCGGCCGCGGTGCCCAGTCCGTGCGCCGGGCCCGGGTAGAGCGGCGGGTGGCGGAAGGCGCACAGCAGTTCGGGCCGCGGGTAGGGCTGCGAGAGCACGCGGAAGGTGTCCAGCGGGCGCAGCGGGCCGCTGAAAGGCGAGGCGGCGGCGGACGCGGCGGACGCGGCGCCCAGACCCACCGGCGAGTAGTAGGGCAGGGGCAGGTGCGACGGGAAGGGGTATGGCAGGCCGCCCGCGGCCGCCGCGTGGCTCATCATGTACGTGTAGAAGGCGGGGTCGGCCGGGTGCGGCCACGTCATGGCTAGCCGCTGCCGCTTGTCCTTCATGCGCCTGTTCTGGAACCACACCTGGcgggcagggaggagaggagcgGGTTCGGCGGCCGCTCGGCCCGCTGCGCAGAACCCATGAGTCCGTCCCACCGCGGGCGACGGTGCGGGTAGCTCAGGGAAGAGCCGGAGAGGAGCTCCTCTGGGCGCGGGCAGATCCCACCACCACCCCTTTGGATCTGGAATCCCTCCCAGACAGGCTCTCTGCCTCCGCCCCTCAGCCCGCGCTGCCAGGACGCCCGAACCCAGTGTGGGTGGGAAAGTAGTGGGCAATTAAGAACTCCGCAGGCCGCGATCCCCTCAAAATACGTCCCATTCCTGAGGCTCTCCCTGGAAGCACTTCCTTGACACCTGCCCGGGCACTTCATCCCCGCTGTTTATTTGGCCACGAAAGAGACCGTCTCCCTTAGGGGCAAATCTGCATGCACCTGGCTCCTGCACCAGGCTTAGACATTCCCGGCCTAGCTGCCCTGTAAAGACACTCCAGGCCCAACTTCCTGGTTCATGATTTAGGAAGTGGGAAGGTGGTATTTACTTCCTCCGGACGGGGCGCatccccccctccctcctccctgtggCTCATACCTTGATTGTGGTTTCCGGCAGGTTTAGGGCAGCCGCCAGCTCACATCTCCGAGGCCTGGATACATAGTTCTCCCTGTAGAATTCCTTCTCCAGTCGTGCAATCTGCTCCCGGGTGAAGGCAGTACGGTACCGTCGCATCTGGTCACTAGCACTGCAGGCCAGGGTGCCCTGGGAGCCACCACTGCCATTGCTTTTGGAGGTCTCGCTGCTGCCATTGGGACTGCTGGCCAGTGCCTCAGAGCCAGGCCCTGTTCAGGGAGCCCAGAGTAGAtgcacacacagaacacacaacAGATACAGACGCTGTTGATGTGGGGCTGTAGGTCCTGGTTGATGTGTGTGGAGGGGGTGATGGAAAGGGACATCCCCCTCTTCTCAATAGCCTCAGACTCTACCTCTGCTGAAGTGGCAGGGACTTTGAGAACCCAGGAATGGAGGACAGAGGCTCACCATTCAGATGAGCACATAGCGGCCATTAGGCCTGGCCGGGCTGCTGTTTTAGAGGCCTCTGTGTTAGGCCTGCTGGGTACAAAAGTCCCAGGTGCCCCGGCCACCTGCCTTGGGGCACTAGACAGATGCAGCCACTCTGAACTTTCTGCCCACGGTTGACAGGAGTGGGCAAGGATACACGTATCTGACAGTCAAGCGAGTTGAGATGCCCCTTTGTGCTGGAGTCTTGCGAACTTGGGTCCTGGTGCATTGTTGGATGTTGGGCAGGGACTGAGTTTCCTTGGTTTGTGCGCCAGATGGCTGGTGCAGGTGTGGGAATGTGCGCTAGGCTGTGTGTGCTGTGGGGATGGCCCAggagtgtgtgtatgagtgtccTATTGCCTGACTACGTATGAATGGAGTATGGGTTACTCTGAGGGCATGCTGTGGGTAGTCTGGATTGAGTGGATTAGATGGCAATGGGTGGATGTGGGTTCTCAGCAAGGTGTTGGCTGCCAAGGCCAGGGGGTGGGTTTTCTtccacaccaggctcttctctcccaCCGGCACAGCTTTGTGGAAGAGTGTCTGCTGGTGGGCTCTTCCTCCTAGCTTTCCACCCCTCTCAGGAAGACTCCCTTCCTGATCATTCACCCCACCTCCTCACTAGCCCCTGGCCAGGGAGGGGTTCTCCAGTTATAGCAGTGACACacagccaccaccaccccccaccccaatttAAGCCGAAACCCAGGGAAGGGTGgggctcctgccccctgcagctcTTTTCCTTTGGGTGGAGGAGTGGGACTAGGAAGGAAAGGTGAATGGGGGGAGGGCCAGAGCACTGCCTTTTCAAATGCAACCGGAGACCAAAGGCAATTAGACCATTGGGACCATTTCCGACCTGGCGCCACGGAGCCCGGGAAGTGACAAGGTAATTTGGACCTCTGACCGACGTGCAAACTGGTCGGAGGGCCGCAGCAGCCGGTCGGCCCTAGTCGGTCTCGATTTTACGGTCCTTTATGGACTCCGCTTCCGCGCCTGGATGCTCCCTACACCCTGCTAGCCACAAACTGCCTGGACCCTCGTTTGATCTCGCCCACGCCGGGAGAAAGTGTCTTCCCCGCGCAGCTGAAGCAGTGCCACAAAGCTCTGGGGGGTTGGGGTGCACTCTGAATCCCCCTCAAGCCCAGGGCTTGcgtctccctccttcccccaaagCACAGCTGTCACCCTCAGTCCCGCCAATGCCAGAGCAGAGAAGGAGACCCCCGCCAGGGCGCAGATAGCGGGGGATGAGCTGTTCAGGTGGGTTCCCCCAGCCACCCCGCCCTGGGGTAAAGGAGTGTCCTCCTCTCCTCTAGAGCTGAAGTGGAAGGTGGGCGCGGTAGGAGGCCGGGGGAGAGAAGGGGCGCGGTGGCTACCTTTGCTGTGCTGGTATTCGGCGTTCCCCGTGGCGCAGTCCGGGGTGCAGCTCACCTCGATTTCTTCATAGAAATCCGACTCGGTGTCTGAGCTGCTGGGTTGCCCCTGGCCAGAGAGACTGTCGGCGGAGGCAGCCGGAGGTCCGGGGCCGAGCACCGCGGCCCCGCCTGCCCGCGATTCGGCGCCCGGCCCCGCAGCGCTGCCTGCTAATCCGTCGACCGGCTCCTCCTCCAGGCCTCCCCCGCCGCGCTCCCGGGCGGCCGGAGGACCGGCCCGCGGGCTCAGGCAACCACGGGGCACCATCTTCTCGGGCGGCTCGGGCAGCGGGCTGCCCACGGCTTCGGACAAATTGGAGACCCTCTTGCCAACCAGAGTGCCAAGCTGACCCCCATCCAGAAACATAACCATGTCCTTTCGGCTCTCCATCCCGGACTCtcggaggggggagggggaaagcCCCAAGTGAGCTCCTAGCCCCCCGGCTCCCTGGGTCCCCAGCGGTCCGACAGATCTTGGCTGCGGGAGGGAGAAAGAGGCCAGGCGACTGGGCGGGCGCGGAGCGGCCGGAACGCGGTGTCGACGGTGACGGCGGCGGTGGCGGTGGGGAGCTGGGGTCACCTTGTGATGCGAGTGCTCCTCTGTGCCGCACCGCCTCTGGGAGGAAGCCCCATTGCCCTCTTCTTTCTAAGCTGTCATCCTCCTGCTGCAGTCGTCATTACAGTACCGCTGGTGACGCCACTCGGTGAGCGCAAGTGGATAAATAGAAACGTCTGCCACAGCGAAGATGAAAGGAGACCCGCAGCTAATGGCTCGGCAGTGATGCGCCAGGTGTGGGCCTCGCTCGAATGGGGAGGAGAGTGTGaaaacagagagacacacacactgagagaGGGAGACACCCAGGCACAGGGGATGCAAATGGAATTCCGCGGGAGGAAAAGGGAGCTTAACGCGGCGAGTTCCGCAGGGGTTGCGGGACTCGGTAATTGAATACGCTTttgatatatataaagaaaatttttttattgtttgggcttttgttttcttaacttGGTGCCTTGTTCTAACACTGATGAGAAAATCCATAACTGCATTTTAGAAGTGTGAAGGCCAATTCACAAGCCTCGCTTCTCTTCTTATTACAACTGCCTGTCCCTGGTGAGCTAACCGCGCCGCGGctccaaagtctttttttttttttttttaattaacaagctACCGAAAAGCATATTCCCTCCCTCGAAAGTTGTCTGGACAGCTTGAGCCTGGggtcttctttcctccctcctcctcccagtccctACCCCCAGCTGTTTCCTTCCTCCTAGGAGCCAAAAGGGAACTTTGCCATTTTTCTTCCCCAAGGGGCGAGAGAtaaatatcttaatatttttccttaaagACGGCTTTGGCTGCTGACTCCAAATGTTTGCTTTCTTCCCCCCATCGCCCCTCTCCCCATCTAGGTGACCGTAAGCTTTCCACAGCCCGGCTTGACCTCCAGATGGCTATTCAAGGAAGAAATCTCCCATTTGCTGGGGCCTCGCCTGCACTTCAGGTATGTAGAGTGGGGGAGAGGTTCTAAGGGTGGCCCTGTTTCTTTCCTTGCCCATATTTTAACGTATTCGTTCAGAGTCAACGAATTCCCCTGGAAACAGGTTTTGGGGAGTTGAGAAGCTCTGGCAAATGAGGCTCCCACAGCGGCAGCGGCAAAGGCTCCTAGCTGGGAGAAGGTGCTGT
This is a stretch of genomic DNA from Dama dama isolate Ldn47 chromosome 18, ASM3311817v1, whole genome shotgun sequence. It encodes these proteins:
- the EVX1 gene encoding homeobox even-skipped homolog protein 1; this encodes MESRKDMVMFLDGGQLGTLVGKRVSNLSEAVGSPLPEPPEKMVPRGCLSPRAGPPAARERGGGGLEEEPVDGLAGSAAGPGAESRAGGAAVLGPGPPAASADSLSGQGQPSSSDTESDFYEEIEVSCTPDCATGNAEYQHSKGPGSEALASSPNGSSETSKSNGSGGSQGTLACSASDQMRRYRTAFTREQIARLEKEFYRENYVSRPRRCELAAALNLPETTIKVWFQNRRMKDKRQRLAMTWPHPADPAFYTYMMSHAAAAGGLPYPFPSHLPLPYYSPVGLGAASAASAAASPFSGPLRPLDTFRVLSQPYPRPELLCAFRHPPLYPGPAHGLGTAAGGPCSCLACHGSPANGLAPRAAAAAASDFTCASTSRSDSFLTFAPSVLSKASSVALDQREEVPLTR